A genomic region of Colletotrichum destructivum chromosome 5, complete sequence contains the following coding sequences:
- a CDS encoding Putative carbamoyl-phosphate synthase small subunit domain, aspartate/ornithine carbamoyltransferase, translating to MAAAIYPPAAARIVGSDDEGLMALELPDGSVYQGYSFGAQKSIAGELVFQTGMVGYPESVTDPSYRGQILVITFPLVGNYGVPSRETVDELLGDLPAHFESSQIHIAGLVAHSYSGEDYSHFLAESSLGTWLKEQGVPAIYGVDTRALTKRLRSQGSTLGRLLLQKKTLTNGTANGHVNGVHSFSIDDFQSVDWVNPNEKNLVAEVSIKAPKLYKPPSSVAVKKHPSGRPIRVLCLDVGMKYNQLRCFLKRGVEVLVCPWDHDLVKQAGDEYDGLFLSNGPGDPAMLETTVKNIQAAMDKTKTPVFGICLGHQLLARASGAKTEKMKFGNRGHNIPCTSMISGKCHITSQNHGFAVDSKSLTADWRELFVNANDGSNEGIAHLSKPYFSVQFHPESTPGPRDTEYLFDVFISTIEDCAADPKKLNAPVSFPGGTIEENERLHPRVHPRKVLILGSGGLSIGQAGEFDYSGSQAIKALKEEGIYTVLINPNIATIQTSKGLADKVYFLPVNAEFVRKVIQYEKPDAIYVTFGGQTALQVGIQLKDEFEELGVKVLGTPIDTIITTEDRELFARSMESIGEKCAKSASASTIDEAMSSVKDIGFPVIVRAAYALGGLGSGFANNEAELLDLCNKAFAASPQVLIERSMKGWKEIEYEVVRDAQDNCITVCNMENFDPLGIHTGDSIVVAPSQTLSDEDYNMLRTTAVNVIRHLGVVGECNIQYALNPFSREYCIIEVNARLSRSSALASKATGYPLAFIAAKLGLGIPLKDIANSVTKSTCACFEPSLDYVVVKMPRWDLKKFTRVSTQLGSSMKSVGEVMSIGRSFEEAIQKAIRAIDFHNLGFNETKALMSIDDELQTPSDQRLFAIANAMHSGYTVDKIWELTKIDKWFLNKLKGLSDFAKTMTGYTTSDISKSPDILLQAKRLGFSDRQLAKFWSSNEIAVRTLRQEANIMPFVKQIDTVAAEFPAHTNYLYLTYNATESDVSFEDNGIMVLGSGVYRIGSSVEFDWCSVRAIRTLRQDGFKTIMVNYNPETVSTDYDEADKLYFEVISLESILDIYQLENAAGVLGAMGGQTPNNIALPLHRAGIKILGTSPEMIDNAENRYKFSRMLDTIGVDQPTWKELTSFEEAKKFCNAVSYPVLVRPSYVLSGAAMNTVYSEQDLENYLAQAAEVSREHPVVITKYIENAKEIEMDAVAKDGVVIGHFISEHVENAGVHSGDATLILPPQDLEPETIARIEEATRKIGAALNVTGPFNIQFIAKDNDIKVIECNVRASRSFPFVSKVMGVDMIEMATKAITGRPFEAYPPTTIAPNCVGVKVPQFSFSRLSGADPVLGVEMASTGEVACFGVDKYEAYLKALMSTGFKIPKANILLSIGSYKDKKEMLPAIDKLARLGYKLFATAGTADFLQEHNIPVQYLEVLANEQEDQRSEFSLTQHLAKNMIDLYINLPSNNKYRRPANYMSKGYQTRRMAVDYQIPLVTNVKNAKILVEAIARHFGLEIGSRDFQTSHRTISLPGLINVATFVPGIATPGSKDLQAVTKASISAGFSMVRIMPVGVTGSITDAISLKVAQQSSKQGGYCDFNFSVTATSDNADQISHVTGEVGSLFIPFNHLSGNISKVAAVTTHFDKWPTHKPIVTDAKLTDLASILLLASLHNRRIHVTSVSTKDDIKLISLSKAKGLKVTCDVSIFSLYLSQNDFPDCALLPTEADQAALWAHLSTIDVFSIGSLPYQLASSLGKNADPSVGIADALPLLLTSVTEGKLTVDDIKTRLYDNPKEIFELHEQVGTSVEVEIDRPYAVHNTNGWSPFAGRTMRGSVQRVTFQDKTVCLDGELQPLPALGKDMSTHGALPMSPAIKPQLQSLTHPDSPRDRRPSLFNATRPSKLRSADGYLPNKSMSGFDDLGLPAPLHPIVGSKLQDLLSQPSSWKHHSVLSVSQYTRADLHHLFTVAQQMRLGVQREGVLNVLRGRVLCTLFYEPSTRTSASFDAAMQRLGGRTVAIATSHSSVQKGETLQDTLRTLGCYGDAVVLRHPDENSVDIAKRYAPVPVINGGNGSKEHPTQAFLDLFTIREELGTVQGLTITFVGDLLYGRPVHSLIYLLRDYGVQVQLVSPKGLALPADVRKFLVESGQLLCESEELTPEILSRSDVLYCTRVQKERFPSVEEYEKVKNSYRIDNRTLKSAKRDMCILHPLPRNEEIAPEVDTDQRAAYFRQMRYGLYCRMALLALVMAP from the exons ATGGCGGCCGCCATCTACCCCCCGGCTGCGGCCCGCATCGTCGgctccgacgacgagggcctcaTGGCTCTCGAGCTGCCGGATGGCTCCGTTTATCAGGGCTACAGCTTCGGTGCTCAGAAGAGCATCGCCGGAGAGCTCGTCTTCCAGACCGGAATGGTGGGGTATCCGGAGTCGGTGACAGACCCCTCTTACCGCGGCCAGATTCTCGTCATCACCTTCCCTCTGGTCGGTAACTACGGCGTGCCTTCGCGCGAGActgtcgacgagctcctgggCGACCTGCCCGCCCACTTCGAGTCCTCGCAGATCCACATCGctggcctcgtcgcccacTCGTACTCGGGCGAGGACTACTCCCACTTCTTGGCCGAGTCCTCCCTCGGCACCTGGCTCAAGGAGCAGGGCGTCCCCGCCATCTACGGCGTCGACACCAGAGCGCTCACCAAGCGTCTGAGATCTCAGGGCAGCACCCTCGGTCGCCTGTTGCTGCAGAAGAAGACCCTGACCAATGGCACCGCCAACGGTCACGTCAACGGTGTCCACTCCTTCTCCATCGATGACTTTCAGTCAGTAGACTGGGTGAATCCCAATGAGAAGAACCTCGTAGCTGAGG TGTCGATCAAAGCCCCCAAGCTGTACAAGCCTCCCTCAAGTGTCGCCGTAAAGAAGCACCCGTCCGGCAGGCCCATCCGTGTGCTGTGCCTGGATGTTGGTATGAAGTACAACCAGCTAAGATGCTTCCTGAAGCGTGGTGTTGAGGTCCTGGTCTGCCCCTGGGACCACGACCTTGTGaagcaggccggcgacgagtACGAtggcctcttcctctccaacGGCCCCGGTGACCCGGCTATGCTGGAGACTACCGTCAAGAACATCCAGGCTGCCATggacaagaccaagacccCGGTCTTCGGTATCTGCTTGGGCcaccagctcctcgcccgcgcctCAGGAGCCAAGACCGAAAAGATGAAGTTTGGCAACAGAGGTCACAACATCCCATGCACGAGCATGATCTCCGGAAAGTGCCACATTACTTCGCAGAACCATGGTTTCGCCGTCGACTCCAAGTCTCTGACCGCCGACTGGAGGGAGCTCTTCGTCAACGCCAACGATGGAAGCAACGAGGGCATTGCCCACCTGTCCAAGCCCTACTTCAGTGTGCAGTTCCACCCTGAGAGCACACCTGGACCTCGCGACACTGAGTACCTCTTTGATGTCTTCATCAGCACCATCGAGGACTGCGCCGCCGACCCCAAGAAGCTCAACGCCCCTGTCAGCTTCCCCGGTGGCACCATCGAGGAGAACGAGCGTCTGCACCCCCGTGTGCACCCCCGCAAGGTGCTCATCCTGGGAAGTGGTGGTCTCAGTATCGGGCAGGCTGGAGAGTTCGACTACTCCGGCTCTCAAGCAATCAAGGCActgaaggaggagggcatcTACACCGTCCTTATCAACCCCAATATTGCCACCATCCAGACATCCAAGGGTCTTGCCGACAAGGTCTACTTTCTCCCAGTCAACGCCGAGTTCGTCCGCAAGGTCATTCAGTACGAGAAGCCTGACGCCATCTATGTCACTTTTGGTGGACAGACTGCTCTGCAAGTCGGTATCCAGCTGAAGGATGAGTTTGAGGAACTAGGCGTCAAGGTCCTGGGTACTCCCATTGAtaccatcatcaccaccgaGGATCGCGAGCTCTTTGCCCGCAGCATGGAATCCATTGGCGAGAAGTGCGCCAAGTCTGCCTCAGCCAGCACCATTGACGAGGCCATGTCCTCCGTCAAGGACATTGGCTTCCCCGTCATCGTTCGAGCTGCCTATGCTCTCGGAGGTCTTGGCAGTGGTTTCGCCAacaacgaggccgagctgcttGATCTCTGCAACAAGGCCTTTGCCGCCAGTCCTCAGGTGCTTATTGAGCGCAGCATGAAGGGCTGGAAGGAGATCGAGTATGAGGTTGTTCGTGATGCGCAGGACAACTGCATCACGGTGTGCAACATGGAGAACTTCGACCCTCTTGGTATTCACACCGGTGATTCCATCGTTGTTGCCCCCTCTCAAACTTTGTCTGACGAAGACTACAACATGCTCCGTACTACGGCCGTCAACGTCATCCGCCATTTGGGTGTTGTTGGAGAGTGCAACATCCAGTACGCCTTGAACCCCTTTTCTAGGGAGTACTGTATCATCGAGGTCAACGCGAGATTGTCGAGATCCTCTGCGCTTGCTTCCAAGGCCACTGGGTACCCCTTGGCGTTCATTGCTGCCAAGCTCGGTCTCGGCATCCCCCTCAAGGACATTGCCAATAGCGTCACCAAGTCGACCTGCGCCTGTTTTGAGCCCTCGCTCGACTACGTGGTCGTCAAGATGCCCCGTTGGGACCTGAAGAAGTTTACCCGTGTTTCCACTCAGCTAGGCTCTTCCATGAAGAGTGTTGGTGAAGTCATGAGCATCGGCAGAAGCTTCGAGGAAGCCATCCAGAAGGCCATTCGTGCCATCGATTTCCACAACCTCGGATTCAACGAGACCAAGGCTTTGATGTCCATTGATGACGAGCTCCAGACGCCCTCTGACCAGCGTCTGTTCGCCATTGCTAACGCCATGCACTCTGGCTACACTGTCGACAAGATCTGGGAGCTCACCAAGATTGACAAGTGGTTCCTCAACAAGCTTAAGGGCTTGAGCGACTTCGCCAAGACCATGACCGGCTACACCACCAGTGACATCTCCAAGTCCCCTGACATCCTTCTGCAGGCCAAGAGGCTTGGTTTCTCCGACCGTCAGCTCGCCAAGTTCTGGAGCTCCAACGAGATTGCCGTACGTACCCTGAGGCAAGAAGCAAACATCATGCCGTTTGTCAAGCAAATCGACACGGTTGCTGCCGAGTTCCCGGCCCACACCAACTACCTGTACCTCACTTATAACGCCACTGAGAGCGACGTGTCTTTCGAGGACAACGGCATCATGGTATTGGGCTCCGGTGTCTACCGTATTGGTTCCTCAGTCGAGTTCGACTGGTGTTCCGTCCGTGCCATTCGCACCCTGCGCCAGGACGGTTTCAAGACCATCATGGTCAATTACAACCCGGAGACCGTGAGCACTGATtacgacgaggccgacaagctTTATTTCGAGGTTATCAGTCTGGAGAGCATCCTCGACATCTACCAGCTGGAGAACGCTGCCGGTGTTCTCGGCGCCATGGGTGGACAGACGCCCAACAACATTGCCCTGCCGCTGCACCGCGCTGGCATCAAGATTCTCGGCACCTCGCCGGAGATGATTGACAACGCCGAGAACCGTTACAAGTTTTCTCGTATGCTGGATACCATTGGCGTCGACCAGCCTACATGGAAGGAGTTAACCAGtttcgaggaggccaagaagttCTGCAATGCCGTTTCGTACCCTGTCTTGGTGCGACCTTCGTACGTCCTCTCGGGTGCTGCGATGAACACCGTCTACTCCGAGCAAGACCTCGAGAACTATCTCGCCCAGGCTGCCGAGGTTTCTCGCGAGCATCCTGTCGTCATCACCAAGTACATTGAGAACGCCAAGGAGATCGAGATGGACGCTGTCGCCAAGGACGGTGTTGTCATTGGCCATTTCATCTCCGAGCACGTTGAGAATGCTGGTGTCCACTCCGGTGACGCTACCCTTATCCTGCCTCCCCAGGACCTGGAGCCTGAGACGATCGCCAGAATCGAGGAGGCCACTCGCAAGATTGGCGCTGCGCTGAACGTCACCGGCCCTTTCAACATTCAGTTCATTGCTAAGGACAATGACATCAAGGTCATTGAGTGCAACGTTCGCGCATCCCGATCCTTCCCTTTCGTCTCCAAGGTTATGGGTGTCGACATGATCGAAATGGCCACCAAGGCCATCACCGGCCGGCCATTTGAGGCTTACCCCCCCACCACTATCGCTCCCAACTGCGTGGGTGTCAAGGTTCCACAGTTCAGTTTCTCACGTCTCTCCGGCGCCGACCCTGTCTTGGGTGTTGAGATGGCCTCCACCGGAGAGGTTGCTTGCTTCGGTGTTGACAAGTACGAGGCTTATCTCAAGGCACTGATGTCGACGGGCTTCAAGATCCCTAAGGCCAACATCCTCCTGTCCATCGGTTCctacaaggacaagaaggagatgCTGCCCGCTATCGACAAGCTTGCTCGCCTTGGCTACAAGCTGTTCGCCACTGCGGGCACTGCCGACTTCCTCCAGGAGCACAACATCCCTGTTCAGTACCTGGAGGTTCTTGCCAACGAGCAAGAGGACCAGCGCTCCGAGTTCTCTCTGACGCAGCACTTGGCCAAGAACATGATCGATCTCTACATCAACTTGCCTTCCAACAACAAGTACCGACGCCCCGCCAACTACATGAGCAAGGGTTACCAAACGAGACGCATGGCCGTTGACTACCAGATTCCTCTCGTCACCAATGTCAAGAACGCCAAGATCCTtgtcgaggccatcgcccgTCACTTCGGTCTTGAGATTGGCAGCCGCGACTTCCAGACCAGCCACCGCACCATCTCTCTGCCTGGCCTGATCAATGTTGCTACCTTCGTCCCCGGCATTGCCACTCCTGGCAGCAAGGATCTCCAGGCCGTGACCAAGGCTTCCATCTCCGCCGGCTTCAGCATGGTTCGCATTATGCCCGTCGGTGTCACTGGCTCCATCACGGATGCCATCAGCCTCAAGGTTGCTCAGCAGAGCAGCAAGCAAGGCGGATACTGCGATTTCAACTTCTCCGTCACTGCCACCTCTGACAACGCTGACCAGATCAGCCACGTCACTGGTGAGGTTGGATCTCTGTTCATCCCCTTCAACCATCTGTCTGGCAACATCAGCAAGGTCGCTGCTGTAACAACCCACTTCGACAAGTGGCCCACGCACAAGCCCATCGTCACCGACGCCAAGCTGACGGACCTGGCTTCCATCCTGCTCCTGGCCAGCCTACACAACCGGAGAATCCACGTCACCTCAGTCTCCACCAAGGACGACATTAAGCTCATTTCCCTCAGCAAGGCTAAGGGCTTGAAGGTGACCTGCGACGtgtccatcttctccctctACCTTTCGCAGAACGACTTCCCTGACTGTGCTCTCCTCCCCACGGAGGCCGACCAAGCTGCTCTTTGGGCTCACCTCAGCACGATCGACGTCTTCTCCATTGGCAGCTTGCCGTACCAGCTCGCTAGCTCATTGGGAAAGAACGCCGATCCCTCGGTTGGCATCGCTGACGCGCTGCCACTTCTGCTCACCTCCGTGACTGAGGGCAAACTAACggtcgacgacatcaagaCTCGTCTCTATGACAACCCCAAGGAGATTTTCGAGCTGCATGAGCAGGTTGGAACCAGCGTCGAGGTTGAGATTGACCGTCCCTACGCCGTCCACAACACCAACGGCTGGTCTCCCTTCGCCGGCCGTACCATGCGTGGCTCCGTCCAGCGCGTGACCTTCCAGGACAAGACAGTCTGCCTGGATGGTGAGCTGCAGCCCCTGCCTGCCTTGGGCAAAGACATGTCGACCCACGGCGCCCTGCCGATGTCGCCCGCTATCAAGCCCCAGCTTCAGTCTCTCACGCACCCCGACAGCCCTCGCGACCGTCGCCCGTCGCTGTTCAACGCCACCAGACCCTCGAAGCTCCGCTCCGCCGATGGCTATCTGCCCAACAAGAGCATGAGTGGTTTCGATGACCTTGGCCTGCCCGCCCCTCTGCACCCGATTGTCGGTTCCAAGCTCCAGGACCTCCTGTCACAGCCTTCATCGTGGAAGCACCACAGCGTACTGTCGGTCAGCCAGTACACGCGCGCTGaccttcaccacctcttcACCGTCGCCCAGCAGATGCGTCTTGGCGTTCAGCGTGAGGGTGTCTTAAACGTCCTTCGCGGCAGAGTCCTCTGCACCCTCTTCTACGAGCCGTCTACCCGCACCTCAGCCTCTTTCGACGCCGCTATGCAGAGACTCGGTGGCCGCACCGTGGCTATCGCTACCTCTCACTCTTCGGTCCAGAAGGGCGAGACTCTGCAGGACACTCTTCGCACTCTTGGCTGCTATGGTGACGCTGTTGTCCTCCGCCACCCTGACGAGAACAGCGTTGACATTGCTAAGAGATACGCTCCCGTCCCCGTCATCAACGGTGGCAACGGCAGCAAAGAGCACCCCACTCAGGCCTTTTTGGACCTTTTCACCATCCGCGAGGAGCTCGGAACCGTCCAGGGCCTGACCATCACCTtcgtcggcgacctgctTTACGGCCGCCCCGTCCACTCGCTGATCTACCTCCTCCGTGACTACGGCGTGCAAGTGCAGCTGGTCTCTCCCAAGGGTCTCGCCCTGCCTGCCGATGTGCGCAAATTTTTGGTTGAGTCCGGACAGCTCCTGTGCGAGTCGGAGGAGCTCACTCCTGAGATTCTCAGCCGCAGTGACGTGCTCTACTGTACTCGCGTGCAGAAGGAAAGATTCCCGTCGGTGGAGGAGTACGAGAAGGTCAAGAACTCGTACCGCATCGACAACCGTACGCTCAAGTCCGCCAAGAGAGACATGTGCATCCTGCACCCTCTGCCCAGAAACGAGGAGATCGCTCCCGAGGTTGACACCGACCAGCGGGCGGCCTACTTCAGACAG ATGAGATATGGTCTGTACTGCCGCATGGCGTTGCTTGCGCTGGTTATGGCACCATAG
- a CDS encoding Putative pyridoxamine 5'-phosphate oxidase, FMN-binding split barrel has translation MRPSLAHRLSRSLRMALHPAPESKKLIFAPAGSAQNTRADQFTLASLSRASLHPSSPIPQFHDWFTTAQQSHAVPHPETCTLSTASLPSGRVSARMVYLKELDARGGFVVYTNLGTSRKAADLATNKHASLTFWWEALQRQVRVEGVAGRLSPEESQVYFDTRVRGSRLGAWASRQSQVLEPRPGVAGDGEDDGRAQLEDWVREVEERFEGEEKIPVPDFWGGLRIVPERIEFWQGRENRLHDRFVYDKAEGEGEEWIINRLSP, from the exons ATGAGGCCCAGCTTAGCCCATAGACTGTCGAGATCGCTCAGAATGGCTCTTCACCCGGCCCCCGAGAGTAAGAAGCTCATTT TCGCCCCCGCCGGCTCGGCCCAGAACACGCGCGCGGACCAGTTCACGCTCGCGTCCCTGTCCCGCGCCTCGCTGCACCCCTCGTCACCCATCCCCCAGTTCCACGACTGGTTCACGACGGCGCAGCAGTCTCACGCGGTGCCGCACCCGGAGACGTGCACCCTCTCGACGGCATCGCTACCTTCGGGGCGCGTGTCGGCGCGCATGGTGTACCTCAAGGAACTTGACGCGCGCGGCGGCTTCGTTGTTTACACGAACCTCGGCACCTCGCGCAAGGCGGCCGACCTCGCGACCAACAAGCACGCGAGCTTGACCTTCTGGTGGGAGGCGTTGCAAAGGCAGGTCCGCGTTGAGGGTGTCGCCGGTCGCCTGAGCCCCGAGGAGAGCCAGGTCTACTTCGACACGCGCGTCCGCGGCAGCCGGCTAGGCGCATGGGCCAGCAGGCAGAGCCAGGTGCTGGAGCCGCGGCccggcgtcgcgggcgacggcgaggacgacgggcgAGCACAGCTCGAGGACTGGGTGAGGGAGGTCGAGGAACGgttcgagggcgaggagaagattCCCGTGCCGGACTTCTGGGGCGGCTTGCGCATCGTGCCGGAGAGGATCGAGTTCTGGCAGGGCAGGGAGAACCGGCTGCACGATCGCTTCGTATacgacaaggccgagggggagggggaggagtgGATCATTAACCGGCTGAGCCCTTAA
- a CDS encoding Putative Cyclin-like superfamily — MGNMARQVQSHPDYSDDEYGAEDAYFTYRPLSNLPTPPPSSRNSSTHQSPKTALEDGEVLHQKFLGPAIHLVNLVPTSASLTTPSVPLVQAMLSRSGLPLETVALAVCILDSLNSKFALSWRLQCPLLVEGALSSNKRHTLAHSPLLDRRRQQQLHIDSVQPELIILAALVIAAKFTDDCHDSTYYYCANWGKDIWSCEQVNVTERCICENLNYRIKPLVDDDDLLADTMVDMQLAARHYNSVRPVQPHEMGHSKSKSMTIGTAVVGLGLQLTPVDTPKSEAAPFDDEVRAALENSTLGGDYISLAFSSDEMVLSSVGEKLDI; from the exons ATGGGCAACATGGCGAGACAGGTTCAGAGCCACCCCGACTACTCGGACGATGAGTACGGAGCCGAGGACGCCTACTTCACCTACCGACCCCTCTCCAATCTTCCGAccccgccgccttcttccagaAATTCTTCCACCCACCAGAGCCCGAAAACAGCTTTGGAAGACGGAGAGGTCCTGCACCAGAAGTTCCTGG gccccgccatccacctcgtcaacctcgttCCCACGTCAGCTTCTCTCACGACCCCATCGGTGCCGCTTGTTCAGGCCATGCTGAGCCGGTCCGGCCTGCCGCTCGAGACCGTTGCGCTGGCAGTCTGCATTCTCGACTCGCTCAACTCCAAATTCGCCCTCAGCTGGCGTTTGCAGTGCCCCCTGCTCGTCGAAGGCGCCCTCTCCTCCAACAAACGCCACACCCTCGCCCATAgccccctcctcgaccgtcgccgccagcagcagtTGCACATCGACTCGGTCCAGCCCGagctcatcatcctcgctgcgctcgtcatcgccgccaagttCACCGACGACTGCCACGACTCGACCTACTACTACTGCGCCAACTGGGGCAAGGACATCTGGTCGTGTGAGCAAGTCAACGTGACGGAGCGCTGCATCTGCGAGAACCTCAACTACCGCATCAAGccccttgtcgacgacgacgacctcctcgccgacaccATGGTCGACATGCAGCTGGCCGCCCGGCACTACAACTCGGTCCGCCCCGTGCAGCCCCACGAGATGGGACACagcaagagcaagagcaTGACCATTggcaccgccgtcgtcggcctcggtctgCAGCTCACGCCCGTGGACACTCCCAAGTCCGAGGCCGCCCcgttcgacgacgaggtgcgcgccgccctcgaaaACTCGACTCTTGGCGGCGACTACATATCTTTGGCCTTTTCCAGCGATGAAATGGTCCTGTCTTCGGTTGGCGAGAAGCTTGACATTTAG